The following are from one region of the Flavimobilis soli genome:
- a CDS encoding sugar transferase, with product MSVQEDMTASATTRAPHDNGVVLPEQAAAPDSWLRSYVNGLRWSDSFVLGAALLIAYVTRFPRGHDGVRVSNGVHASYLILSLGLLTVWCVAMAAKRTRHRRVVGTGAPEYTAVFQASWLAFSMVAIVCLALKIDIARGFLLIAFPLGTLALLLNRWLARQRLVKRRRSGRHCDRVLVVGAREQVAEMVAELEFATDAGLRVVGVCLAPGEEPLEGVETVGDFVDIADTAQRYGASLVVLTSSPQLTTDLVRHIGWDLEGTGIDLALAPALTDVAGQRLVSTPVSGTNLLHVDEPRFDGPRYVFKSVFDWVLALLITIAISPVLLVIAVLVKVTSRGPLFYTQQRVGRNGEHFGMLKFRSMVPDAHERLAEVLAAEGVEEIGMFYKPKNDPRVTPVGRVLRRYSLDELPQLFNVLRGEMSLVGPRPQIDAEVALYDRKASRRLLVRPGLTGLWQVSGRSNLEADESIRLDVYYAENWTVFGDALLLARTAKAMIAGEGAR from the coding sequence ATGAGCGTTCAGGAAGACATGACCGCGTCCGCGACGACGCGTGCCCCGCACGACAACGGTGTCGTGCTACCGGAGCAGGCGGCCGCTCCTGACTCATGGTTGCGCTCGTACGTGAACGGCTTGCGCTGGAGCGACTCCTTCGTGCTCGGTGCCGCACTCCTCATCGCTTATGTCACGAGATTCCCGCGTGGCCACGACGGCGTACGGGTCTCGAACGGCGTGCACGCGAGCTACCTCATCCTGTCGCTGGGGCTGCTGACGGTCTGGTGCGTGGCGATGGCCGCCAAGAGGACGCGACACCGCAGGGTCGTCGGCACGGGCGCACCGGAGTACACGGCGGTCTTCCAGGCGTCGTGGTTGGCGTTCTCGATGGTCGCGATCGTCTGCCTTGCGCTCAAGATCGACATCGCGCGCGGGTTCCTCCTCATCGCCTTCCCGCTCGGGACGCTGGCGCTGCTGCTCAACCGGTGGCTAGCGCGGCAGCGTCTGGTCAAGCGGCGCCGCTCGGGCAGGCACTGCGACCGAGTCCTCGTGGTTGGCGCCCGCGAGCAGGTGGCGGAGATGGTCGCTGAGCTCGAGTTCGCCACCGATGCGGGCCTCCGCGTAGTTGGCGTGTGCCTGGCGCCGGGTGAGGAGCCGCTCGAGGGTGTCGAGACGGTCGGCGACTTCGTCGACATCGCTGACACCGCGCAGCGGTACGGGGCAAGCCTGGTCGTGCTCACGAGCTCGCCGCAGCTGACGACGGACCTCGTGCGGCACATCGGCTGGGACCTGGAGGGCACAGGGATCGACCTTGCGCTGGCGCCGGCGCTCACCGACGTCGCCGGGCAGCGCCTCGTGTCGACGCCCGTGAGCGGCACCAACCTGCTTCACGTGGACGAGCCCCGCTTCGACGGCCCTCGTTACGTGTTCAAGTCCGTGTTCGACTGGGTTCTTGCACTGCTCATCACGATCGCGATCTCGCCTGTTCTGCTGGTGATCGCAGTCCTGGTCAAGGTCACGAGCCGAGGGCCGCTCTTCTACACGCAGCAGCGCGTGGGGCGGAACGGGGAGCACTTCGGGATGCTGAAGTTCCGGTCGATGGTGCCCGACGCTCACGAGCGGCTCGCGGAAGTCCTGGCGGCCGAGGGGGTCGAGGAGATCGGCATGTTCTACAAGCCGAAGAACGACCCGCGCGTGACGCCGGTCGGACGGGTCCTGCGCCGATACTCGCTCGACGAGCTGCCGCAGCTGTTCAACGTGCTCCGTGGTGAGATGAGCCTCGTGGGACCGCGGCCGCAGATCGACGCCGAGGTGGCGCTGTATGACCGCAAGGCGAGCCGTCGCCTTCTCGTGAGACCCGGGCTCACTGGGCTTTGGCAGGTGAGCGGGCGGTCAAACCTGGAGGCCGACGAGAGCATCCGCCTAGATGTCTACTACGCGGAGAATTGGACAGTATTCGGCGACGCACTCCTGCTTGCGCGAACAGCGAAAGCCATGATCGCGGGGGAAGGCGCTCGCTGA
- a CDS encoding glycosyltransferase family 4 protein, translating into MHVTQPGSAGVARVVLELATWQAAQGHEVTVAGPSDSWLAAELKAREIVLHHWNARRGPGLSTWREVRELQRIIQTETPSILHLHSTKAGLAGRLAVKGRTPTIYQPHAWGDWAAPASWRFLVRRWERTASRWTCLTLCLSRDELAHSDSLSISSSRLVRNGVDATKFQPRDRRDARERLGIKSDARMVLCVGRLTKQKGQIDFLEIWKQIEEETPNVLLVLLGQGPDKRVLEASSDGYTVRFVTDCEDPRDWYAACDIVVAPSHWEGAALVPLEALAMGRTIVGYDVGDLGHIISIHGVAVPAGMKELLHHELRRVVTDPALQAQREIGATDHVRRTHQSTDRFDEITNLYTNFAGK; encoded by the coding sequence ATGCATGTCACGCAACCAGGATCAGCGGGCGTTGCTCGGGTCGTCTTAGAATTGGCGACATGGCAGGCAGCCCAAGGGCATGAGGTCACCGTTGCCGGTCCGAGCGATAGCTGGTTGGCTGCCGAACTAAAGGCTCGGGAAATAGTCCTTCATCACTGGAATGCGCGGCGTGGACCGGGACTGTCGACGTGGAGGGAAGTGCGAGAACTCCAGCGAATAATCCAGACCGAGACGCCGTCGATCCTGCACCTACACAGCACAAAAGCCGGGCTCGCTGGCCGACTTGCTGTTAAGGGGCGGACTCCGACAATATACCAGCCCCACGCCTGGGGCGATTGGGCAGCGCCCGCCAGTTGGCGCTTTCTAGTTCGCCGGTGGGAACGGACCGCATCTCGATGGACTTGCCTAACACTTTGCTTAAGTCGCGATGAGCTAGCACACTCTGATTCTCTCTCTATATCTTCGTCGAGACTCGTGCGCAACGGCGTCGATGCCACCAAGTTCCAGCCAAGAGATCGCCGGGACGCGAGGGAGCGACTTGGAATCAAGAGTGACGCACGAATGGTTCTCTGTGTAGGTCGACTCACGAAGCAGAAGGGCCAGATTGACTTTCTGGAAATCTGGAAGCAGATTGAAGAGGAAACGCCAAACGTGCTCCTCGTCTTGCTGGGGCAGGGGCCTGACAAGCGAGTACTTGAGGCAAGTTCCGACGGATACACAGTAAGATTCGTGACAGATTGCGAGGATCCGCGGGATTGGTACGCGGCGTGCGACATAGTTGTCGCCCCATCGCATTGGGAGGGAGCTGCACTCGTGCCGCTCGAAGCCCTCGCCATGGGACGCACCATTGTGGGCTACGATGTGGGTGACTTGGGACACATTATCAGCATTCACGGAGTCGCCGTCCCCGCCGGGATGAAGGAGCTTTTGCACCATGAACTTCGGCGTGTGGTCACTGATCCAGCACTGCAAGCTCAACGCGAGATTGGTGCGACCGATCACGTTCGCAGAACTCATCAATCAACGGATCGCTTCGATGAGATCACCAACCTCTACACGAACTTTGCCGGGAAGTAG
- a CDS encoding glycosyltransferase family 4 protein: MLPKNVVYVTIVHDGTHHAGENGAIYRMMRRAELRRADVVVALSSPSAEALSANGANVVESRHPAFEHRTETAPRKSPPPPATCRIGFVGRLTEYKGIDLLPEIARILISQGFTRGIEVYGDGPLKPDVDRMGQEILADTRWIPDDELNTIMSELDLIILPYTEASQSGVVALAMALGVPCIVAPVGGLVEQVNESGCGLVAEAATSLAIADAAQRLLSDPARYADCSTAGIVAASGAFSWSRLRTDIDNAVSRICRTGVAE; encoded by the coding sequence GTGCTCCCGAAGAATGTGGTCTATGTAACCATAGTGCACGACGGAACACATCACGCAGGGGAGAATGGGGCAATATATCGAATGATGAGGAGGGCGGAACTGCGCCGCGCCGATGTGGTGGTGGCGCTTTCTTCTCCGAGCGCTGAGGCGCTCAGCGCAAATGGAGCAAATGTTGTCGAGAGCAGGCATCCGGCTTTCGAACACCGTACGGAAACGGCGCCACGGAAGAGCCCTCCACCGCCTGCAACCTGTCGTATCGGTTTCGTCGGTAGACTAACGGAGTATAAGGGAATTGACCTGCTTCCCGAAATTGCGAGGATTCTGATTTCGCAAGGCTTTACGCGCGGCATCGAAGTGTATGGCGACGGCCCGCTCAAGCCGGACGTTGATCGTATGGGCCAGGAAATACTAGCTGACACGCGGTGGATACCCGACGACGAACTTAACACCATCATGTCTGAACTGGACCTCATAATCCTGCCCTATACGGAAGCCAGCCAGTCAGGTGTCGTTGCGCTGGCAATGGCTCTCGGCGTCCCGTGCATTGTGGCACCCGTCGGGGGACTAGTCGAGCAGGTTAATGAGAGCGGCTGTGGCCTCGTAGCCGAGGCGGCGACTTCGCTGGCCATCGCGGATGCGGCTCAGCGCCTATTAAGTGATCCCGCGCGCTATGCTGACTGTTCGACCGCCGGAATAGTAGCAGCGTCGGGTGCTTTCAGTTGGTCACGCCTTCGCACTGATATCGATAATGCTGTCTCGCGGATATGCCGAACGGGCGTGGCTGAGTGA
- a CDS encoding polysaccharide pyruvyl transferase family protein, which produces MLFITQMAVRLSVGCVLRGDVTGDATGVVFVAPPSAGNLGDQAMLDSFCQNSSVRPTVVYDSRSGFSKTRSDVAGEVMLRGVHSGSIRRQVAAMRAIAKLAGKGGALAVAGADIIDGVYHARSVVALWTLLETAQRRGVECRVVGFSWSPRVLPAVQRAAVRAADAGVSLIARDAISRDRMLELGVAPVTSAADMVFMRRPQVDEVPPLFVSEAPFAIVNMNPVVSASDVQMDRYISVLSLLRSRGLEVILLPNAAADIVGHERLRQRAEATGVDQIWSVSKLPTVDEVLNLCARATITVTGRMHLAILSLTSGTPAVAVSYQGKVAGMMAMMGTPERCVEPSDLSSVVTLELVSRILELSLAGDRVDVSRARALAMLNFSGFPRGANR; this is translated from the coding sequence ATGCTGTTCATTACTCAGATGGCGGTTCGGCTTTCTGTTGGATGCGTCCTCCGCGGTGACGTAACTGGCGATGCGACAGGGGTTGTCTTTGTCGCGCCTCCATCGGCTGGCAACCTGGGAGATCAAGCAATGCTCGACTCCTTCTGCCAGAACTCGTCAGTGCGTCCGACTGTTGTCTACGACTCTCGTTCTGGTTTCTCCAAAACGAGATCGGATGTCGCCGGCGAGGTTATGCTCCGCGGGGTGCACTCGGGATCGATCCGGCGCCAGGTCGCGGCCATGCGCGCGATCGCCAAGTTGGCTGGCAAGGGTGGAGCTCTTGCCGTCGCCGGAGCCGACATTATTGATGGCGTTTACCATGCGCGAAGTGTTGTCGCGCTCTGGACGCTCCTCGAAACTGCGCAGCGACGCGGAGTCGAATGTCGTGTAGTGGGCTTTTCTTGGAGCCCAAGGGTTCTGCCCGCGGTCCAGAGAGCCGCAGTGCGCGCCGCGGATGCCGGTGTCTCTCTGATAGCACGAGACGCGATCTCGCGTGATCGGATGCTGGAGCTCGGGGTGGCCCCAGTGACGAGCGCCGCAGATATGGTCTTCATGCGTCGGCCGCAGGTAGACGAAGTTCCTCCACTATTCGTCAGCGAGGCGCCGTTCGCTATCGTCAACATGAATCCCGTGGTGAGTGCCTCCGACGTGCAGATGGACCGCTATATCTCGGTTCTTTCACTCCTTCGATCACGCGGTCTGGAAGTGATTTTGCTCCCTAACGCCGCGGCTGACATAGTCGGACATGAGCGATTGCGCCAACGGGCCGAGGCTACTGGTGTTGATCAGATATGGAGTGTATCCAAGCTCCCTACTGTCGATGAGGTACTCAATTTGTGTGCGCGCGCCACCATTACTGTGACCGGAAGGATGCATCTCGCCATACTGTCTCTGACCTCCGGGACGCCCGCCGTAGCTGTCTCCTATCAGGGTAAAGTCGCGGGAATGATGGCGATGATGGGCACACCCGAACGGTGCGTTGAGCCCTCAGACCTCTCTTCTGTGGTGACCCTAGAGCTCGTGAGCCGCATTTTGGAATTGTCTCTGGCGGGTGACCGCGTGGACGTGAGCCGTGCCAGGGCTCTGGCCATGCTCAATTTCTCCGGGTTTCCGAGAGGAGCCAACAGATGA